In Spirochaeta thermophila DSM 6578, the DNA window GGGTGTTTACCAGCCTGGTGGATCAGTGCTACCGGGAGCTGCCTGGATTTGGGCGGCGGCTGGGAGCCGATGGGAAGGGGATAGCAAGCGTTGCCCGTCGAAGGGGGAAGGGTGCCGGAGACCGGCGAGGGGAGCACGATGCGGACTGGGGGTGTCATGAGTATGTGTATCAGAATGAACGGGGGGAGGTACAGAAGTCGGTAAAGAAATGGTTCGGGTTTACGGTGCACCTCCTTGCGGATACAGAGTATGAACTGCCGGTGGCCTTTACGGTGAGTCGGGCCTCAAAGCACGAGGTGCCGGTGATGCGAAAGCTGATTCGGTCCCTGGATCGCCATAGGCCGCATATACTCAAGGCGGCGGAAGTGTTCACGGCCGACCGGGGCTATGATGATGGCACGTTGATAGATCTGTTGTGGCACGAGCACCGGATCAAACCGGTCATCGATATTCGCAACCTGTGGAAAGATGGAGAGGAGACGAAGCTGGTGGCAGGGACACCGAACGTGGTGTATGACTACCAGGGGACGGTGAGTTGTGTCTGTATGGCCACGGGGACGCAGCGGGAGATGGCCTACCGGGGATTTGAAGAGAAGCGGGGCACGTTGAAGTACGGCTGTCCTGCGGTGCACTATGGGTATGAGTGTGCAGGCAAAGCCTCCTGTCCCTTGGCCTCCTGTATTCGGATCCCCCTCTCCACGGACCGCAGAGTCTTCACGCCTCTCGCCCGATCTTCGTATCGGTGGAAGCGGGAGTATGCCAAGCGAACGGCCTTGGAGCGGATCCACAGCCGGCTGGATCGAAGCTTTAGCCTGGAACTCCACACGATCCGGGGGCAGGAGAAACTGTCGGTTCACCTCACGCTGGTGTTTTCTGTCATGAGTGCCCTTGCCCTGGGACGAGTGCGAGAGAACCAGCCGAACCAGATGCGCTCCCTGGTCAGGCCTGCGGCCTAACGAGCGGTCTTACCGAAACCGATCCCCCGTATCCACGTTCCCTTGAGGAATCCTGAGGGAAGGTGTGTCCAGTTCGGATACAGAACCGCCGTGGTGGAGTGAACGCGAGCAAACCATCGTGCATAGTGTACCGTTCTGAGTACTATTCCGGATGAGAATACGGTAACGTTGACACCCTAAGCAGACATTACAGAGCGTTGTTGCCCAGGATTCCCGTTGGGTTACTAAAAAAAGCAGTACAGCGCAAAAGGCTCTTGAATGTCTTCTCTTGTCTTTTTGTATACATTGCGATAGCATAGCCTCATGCGATCGAGGATGAAGTCCCTTCAGGAGATGTACCAAAGAGAGTTGGAGGATTTGATTTCCCTCGCCCTGGAGGAGGACCTGGGAGAGGAAGGTGACGTCACCAGCAAGGCCATCTTTCCTCCCGAGGCGGAGGGTGCCGCCCGCGTGGTGAGTAAAGGGGAGGGGATACTGGCTGGTGATTTCGTGTTCGAGAGGGTCTTTCGGAAGATCAACGAGCGCATCTCGGTTTCGTTCCTCCGGCAGGACGGGGATGTGCTTTCCCGTGGAGATGTGGTCGCTGAGCTCTCCGGCCCGATGGCGGACCTCCTCACGGGGGAGCGGATCGCCCTCAACTTCCTGGCGTTTCTCTCCGGGATCGCCACCTATACGTCGAAGTTCGTGAAGGAGGCGGGGAAGTCGGGACACACGGTGATCCTCGACACCCGGAAGACCCTCCCCGGATTCCGACGCCTCTCGAAGTACGCGGTGAGGATCGGGGGCGGGGAAAACCACAGGATGGGTCTCTATGACATGGTGCTCATCAAGGACAACCACATAGATGGGGCGGGATCCATCACCAAGGCGGTGGAGCGGGTCAGAGAGAGATGGGGGGATCGCTTCAAGATAGAGGTGGAGTGTCGTACCGTGGAGGAGGTGGAAGAGGCCCTCGGTGCCGGTGTACACATCATCATGCTCGACAACATGTCACCGAGTGAGATGGAGGAATCGATACGCCGGGGGAGGGGAAAGGTCCTCTTCGAGTGTTCGGGGGATATGGACCTTCCGAAAATCGCCGAAGTCTCGAAACTGGGAGTTGACTATATCTCGGTGGGGAGGATCACACATTCAGCCCCTGCGTTCGATTTCTCCATGAAAGTAGTCGCCGCAGGATAGGAGTACGGATGGGTGTCTGGAACAGGGAGTATGTGGATGTGGTGGTGCTGGGATCGGGGCTCGCAGGGCTCAGTGCCGCCGTGGCTGCCGCCGAGGAAGGTCTCGATGTCCTTGTGGTCACCAAGGAGGATAATCCTCTCGAATCGAACACATACCTGGCGCAGGGGGGGATCGTATACCGGGGGGAGAACGATTCTCCCGACCTTCTCATGAGGGATATCCTTGAAGCAGGGGCCTACTACAATCTCAAGGAGGCCGTCCGGTTGGTTGCTGAAGAAGGCCCCAAGATGGTGGAAGAGTATCTCATAAAACGGGCGGATGTTCCTTTCGACACCACAACGGACGGATTCGATTTCACCAAGGAAGGGGCCCATTCTCTGAGGCGTATTCTTCATGTGAAGGACGAGACGGGAAAGAGCATCCAGGAGCACTTCCTCGCCTATGTGGGTTCGAATCCGCACGTGAAATTCCTCTCCGGCTACACGGCAATCGATCTCGTGACGAACAGCCACAACTCTCTGGACCCCGA includes these proteins:
- a CDS encoding transposase, encoding MLENLPDEELMQQLEQRRGRGRNEYPVRAMWNSLVAGIVFQHPSIEQLRRELLRNGQLRDLCGCDPTRGSDAVPSASAYSRFLSTLRKRSIREALVRVFTSLVDQCYRELPGFGRRLGADGKGIASVARRRGKGAGDRRGEHDADWGCHEYVYQNERGEVQKSVKKWFGFTVHLLADTEYELPVAFTVSRASKHEVPVMRKLIRSLDRHRPHILKAAEVFTADRGYDDGTLIDLLWHEHRIKPVIDIRNLWKDGEETKLVAGTPNVVYDYQGTVSCVCMATGTQREMAYRGFEEKRGTLKYGCPAVHYGYECAGKASCPLASCIRIPLSTDRRVFTPLARSSYRWKREYAKRTALERIHSRLDRSFSLELHTIRGQEKLSVHLTLVFSVMSALALGRVRENQPNQMRSLVRPAA
- the nadC gene encoding carboxylating nicotinate-nucleotide diphosphorylase encodes the protein MRSRMKSLQEMYQRELEDLISLALEEDLGEEGDVTSKAIFPPEAEGAARVVSKGEGILAGDFVFERVFRKINERISVSFLRQDGDVLSRGDVVAELSGPMADLLTGERIALNFLAFLSGIATYTSKFVKEAGKSGHTVILDTRKTLPGFRRLSKYAVRIGGGENHRMGLYDMVLIKDNHIDGAGSITKAVERVRERWGDRFKIEVECRTVEEVEEALGAGVHIIMLDNMSPSEMEESIRRGRGKVLFECSGDMDLPKIAEVSKLGVDYISVGRITHSAPAFDFSMKVVAAG